A single region of the Sphingobium sp. EP60837 genome encodes:
- a CDS encoding heme exporter protein CcmB, with translation MRLVLLLAARDLRQAWQSAGLWLPVAFLLLVASLYPFAVGPDAALLGRSGGGMLWIAALLASLLPVDRLVAPDRDAGVLDQIALRGIGEELVVLARLIAHWLGFGPALMIAALPAAALLKLDGSTIGMLELGLLIGTPALAALGLLVASLTAGLRSSGALAGLLALPLAVPLLIFGAGTLGDGSGSALKFLGAASLLLVAITPFAGAAAIRAGRE, from the coding sequence ATGAGGCTGGTCCTGCTGCTGGCGGCGCGGGACTTGCGGCAGGCGTGGCAGTCCGCCGGGCTGTGGTTGCCGGTCGCGTTCCTGCTGCTGGTGGCCAGCCTTTATCCCTTCGCGGTGGGACCCGACGCGGCACTGCTGGGGCGATCGGGCGGGGGCATGCTGTGGATCGCGGCGCTGCTGGCGAGCCTGCTGCCGGTCGATCGACTCGTGGCCCCGGATCGGGACGCGGGCGTGCTCGACCAAATCGCGCTGCGAGGCATAGGCGAGGAGTTGGTGGTCCTGGCACGGCTGATCGCGCATTGGCTGGGTTTTGGGCCGGCGCTGATGATCGCCGCCTTGCCAGCGGCGGCCCTGCTGAAGCTGGACGGATCTACGATCGGCATGTTGGAGTTGGGGCTTTTGATCGGGACCCCTGCCCTTGCGGCACTCGGTCTGCTGGTGGCGAGCCTGACGGCGGGGCTGCGGTCGAGCGGAGCGCTGGCCGGGCTTCTGGCGCTACCGCTGGCTGTGCCGCTGCTGATCTTTGGCGCGGGGACGCTGGGCGATGGAAGCGGGTCGGCGCTCAAATTCCTGGGCGCGGCGTCGCTGCTGCTAGTTGCGATCACGCCTTTTGCAGGTGCAGCGGCGATACGGGCCGGACGGGAATGA
- the ccmA gene encoding heme ABC exporter ATP-binding protein CcmA, with amino-acid sequence MSDAALRLSGIACARGGRMLFRGVDLSLQAGGSALLRGPNGIGKSSLMRICAGLLRPMAGTIERRGRIALADERLALEMEEPLRAALGFWARLDGVNAAALDRALDAMALGPLADIPVRMLSTGQRKRASLARVIAGGAPLWLLDEPGNGLDDASLALLGTAVAAHLAGGGIVVAASHQPLPMTAPAIVELADYVAEDAA; translated from the coding sequence ATGAGCGATGCAGCGCTGCGCCTGTCGGGCATTGCCTGCGCGCGTGGCGGGCGGATGCTGTTCCGGGGCGTGGACCTGTCGCTGCAGGCGGGCGGAAGCGCGTTGCTGCGCGGCCCAAATGGCATCGGCAAGTCGAGTTTGATGCGCATCTGCGCCGGATTGCTGCGGCCGATGGCCGGGACGATCGAGCGGCGGGGGCGGATCGCGCTCGCCGATGAGCGGCTGGCGCTGGAAATGGAAGAGCCATTGAGGGCGGCGCTGGGCTTTTGGGCGCGGTTGGACGGAGTGAATGCAGCGGCGCTGGACCGGGCGCTGGATGCGATGGCGTTGGGACCGCTGGCTGACATACCTGTGCGGATGCTGTCGACCGGGCAGCGCAAGCGGGCGTCGCTGGCGCGGGTGATTGCCGGGGGAGCCCCGCTGTGGCTGCTGGACGAGCCGGGCAATGGATTGGACGACGCGTCGCTCGCGCTGCTGGGTACGGCGGTGGCGGCGCACCTGGCTGGCGGCGGGATCGTTGTCGCGGCTTCGCATCAGCCCCTGCCGATGACCGCGCCGGCGATCGTCGAGCTTGCCGATTATGTGGCGGAGGACGCGGCATGA
- a CDS encoding metallopeptidase family protein — MSDHGQPPLFPPTRAEIESLALAALGRLPDPFRSHLFNVVLFVEEFADDQVLKEMGIDDPFGLTGLYSGRPVGEPAQTGDSPPTVHLFRRPLLDEWVETGVPLDVLITHVVVHEIGHHFGLSDLDMQVLEDMVSS, encoded by the coding sequence ATGTCCGACCATGGTCAACCCCCTCTTTTCCCGCCGACCCGTGCTGAGATCGAGAGCCTTGCGCTGGCGGCTCTAGGGCGCCTGCCCGACCCCTTCCGCTCGCACCTGTTCAACGTCGTCCTGTTCGTGGAGGAATTTGCCGACGATCAGGTGCTGAAGGAGATGGGGATCGACGATCCCTTCGGCCTCACCGGCCTCTACAGCGGGCGTCCGGTGGGTGAGCCAGCCCAGACCGGGGATAGCCCACCCACGGTCCATCTGTTCCGGCGTCCTCTGCTGGATGAATGGGTGGAAACGGGCGTGCCGCTGGATGTGCTTATCACCCATGTGGTGGTGCATGAGATCGGCCATCATTTTGGCCTCTCCGACCTCGACATGCAGGTATTGGAGGACATGGTCTCATCATGA
- a CDS encoding 4a-hydroxytetrahydrobiopterin dehydratase, with protein MIGKLTAEERDQELADLPEWTVIADPDGIRRRFNFADFSAAFGFMTRVALLAEQANHHPEWFNVYNRVDITLTTHDADGLSRRDIDLAKAIDALLLD; from the coding sequence ATGATTGGTAAACTGACCGCAGAAGAGCGGGATCAGGAACTCGCCGATCTGCCGGAGTGGACGGTGATCGCGGACCCGGATGGCATCCGTCGCCGTTTCAACTTCGCCGATTTCAGCGCAGCCTTCGGCTTTATGACGCGTGTCGCGTTGCTGGCCGAGCAGGCCAACCACCATCCAGAATGGTTCAACGTCTATAATCGCGTCGATATCACCCTGACGACGCATGATGCGGATGGTCTGTCCCGTCGCGACATCGATTTGGCAAAGGCAATTGACGCGCTGCTGCTCGACTGA